The following proteins are encoded in a genomic region of Abyssisolibacter fermentans:
- a CDS encoding deoxyguanosinetriphosphate triphosphohydrolase: protein MQIREKTEMLEKNILSKYATFSKNSLGRKKEEDKCSIRTEYQRDRDRIIHSKAFRRLKHKTQVFIAPEGDHFRTRLTHTLEVSQIARTIARALRLNEDLTEAIALGHDLGHTPFGHSGETVLDELHPNGFKHNEHSLRIVDYIEIRNGHKGLNLTYEVRDGILNHTGKKKPCTIEGQLVRICDRIAYINHDIDDSLRAGILKIEMLPKDCLDFVGYTHGNRINNMIIDIINNSQNSNMICMSSEMQYFTDKLRRFMFDNVYFNKTAKKEEDKAKYIIRQLYSYYIYNINKLPQEIKNIDANKEDIVCYYVAGMTDRYAINKFNNLFVPKPWDKY, encoded by the coding sequence ATGCAAATTAGAGAAAAAACTGAAATGCTCGAAAAAAACATTTTATCCAAGTATGCTACTTTTAGTAAAAATAGCTTGGGTAGAAAAAAAGAAGAAGATAAATGTTCTATCAGAACTGAATATCAGAGAGATAGAGATAGAATTATACACTCTAAAGCTTTTAGGAGATTAAAGCATAAAACACAAGTTTTTATTGCACCAGAAGGCGATCATTTTAGAACAAGGCTCACACATACATTAGAAGTATCTCAAATAGCAAGAACAATAGCTAGAGCTTTGAGATTAAATGAAGATTTAACTGAAGCTATAGCTTTAGGACATGATTTAGGTCATACACCTTTTGGTCATTCAGGAGAAACAGTATTAGATGAATTACATCCAAATGGATTTAAACATAATGAACATAGTTTAAGAATTGTTGATTATATTGAAATAAGAAATGGACATAAAGGATTAAATTTGACATACGAGGTAAGAGATGGGATATTAAATCATACTGGAAAGAAAAAACCTTGTACTATAGAAGGTCAGTTAGTACGTATATGTGATAGAATTGCATATATAAATCATGATATAGATGATTCATTAAGAGCAGGAATTTTAAAAATTGAAATGTTACCAAAAGATTGTTTGGATTTTGTAGGTTATACTCATGGTAATAGAATAAATAACATGATAATAGATATTATAAATAATAGTCAAAACAGTAATATGATTTGTATGAGTAGTGAAATGCAATATTTTACAGACAAATTAAGGAGATTTATGTTTGACAATGTATACTTTAATAAAACTGCAAAAAAAGAAGAAGACAAAGCTAAATACATCATTCGACAATTATATAGTTATTATATTTATAATATAAATAAATTACCACAAGAAATAAAAAATATTGATGCAAATAAGGAAGATATAGTATGTTACTATGTAGCAGGTATGACAGACAGATATGCCATTAATAAGTTCAATAATTTATTCGTTCCAAAACCTTGGGATAAATACTAA
- the dnaG gene encoding DNA primase: protein MLYTLSDDLIDKIKENNDIVEVISDYIELNRAGANYKACCPFHKEKTPSFMVSPTKQIYHCFGCGEGGDVISFISKYLNVDFVEAAKILADRAGIELEKKDENNEIKIRNEVLFQINREAAIFFYKNLRNNPKAVAYLRNRGIDYETIKNFGLGFALDNWDDLKRYLVKKGYEEKLIYKAGLIVERNNKNGYYNRFRNRVIFPIKNNRNKIIGFGGRVIDDTLPKYLNSPDTPIFNKRYNLYGINNVIKYSEDEKVFLAEGYMDVITLFNHGIKNAVASLGTAFTEYQAKLLKKYRRDVYICYDSDEAGQNAVNSAFEILNRYDIKAKVVIFDRAKDPDEYLRKYGINMFNELVRNSLGFIDYKIHYYKKKYDLQTTSGKIDFTKEITKLLSNIKSSVEKDVYIKKISQETGISPEAINRDSSGFLYSSKDKYIKRHYRYTNKDKISPVKTILKSGYMTAENSLLNLIITDKTVFDKINDEFKPKDFLDKIDIKIAEKIYDIYEKRSYIDLADLKEICNDKELNKLEVILDLDIKISYDSKEKAVKDYMSVIKRQSLKLQNDKIKNQINEIEIKKDKSVDDIKKLKLLLQQLIKIKEKIRLHDKFH from the coding sequence ATGCTATATACCTTATCAGATGATTTAATTGATAAAATAAAAGAAAATAATGACATTGTTGAAGTTATTTCTGATTATATAGAATTAAATAGGGCAGGAGCTAATTATAAAGCTTGTTGTCCATTTCATAAAGAAAAAACTCCATCATTTATGGTTTCTCCTACTAAACAGATATATCATTGTTTTGGGTGTGGAGAAGGAGGAGATGTGATTAGCTTTATATCAAAATATCTAAATGTAGATTTTGTTGAAGCAGCAAAAATTTTAGCAGATAGAGCTGGTATAGAGTTAGAAAAAAAAGATGAAAATAATGAAATTAAAATCAGAAATGAAGTATTGTTTCAAATTAATAGAGAAGCAGCTATATTTTTTTATAAAAACTTAAGAAATAATCCTAAAGCTGTTGCTTATTTACGTAATAGAGGTATAGATTATGAAACTATTAAGAATTTTGGCTTAGGATTTGCTCTTGATAATTGGGATGATTTAAAAAGATATTTAGTAAAAAAAGGATATGAAGAGAAGTTAATCTATAAAGCTGGTTTAATAGTTGAAAGGAATAATAAAAATGGGTATTACAACAGATTTAGAAATAGAGTTATATTTCCAATAAAAAATAATAGAAATAAAATTATTGGTTTTGGCGGAAGAGTTATAGATGATACTTTACCTAAATATTTAAACTCACCAGATACTCCGATTTTTAACAAAAGATATAATTTATATGGAATAAACAATGTAATTAAGTATTCAGAAGATGAAAAAGTTTTTTTAGCTGAAGGCTATATGGATGTTATTACTTTGTTTAATCATGGTATTAAAAATGCAGTGGCTTCATTAGGGACAGCATTCACTGAATATCAAGCAAAGTTATTAAAGAAATATAGAAGAGATGTTTATATTTGCTATGATTCAGATGAAGCCGGTCAAAATGCGGTTAATTCAGCTTTTGAAATTTTAAATAGATATGATATAAAAGCAAAGGTTGTAATATTTGATAGGGCTAAAGATCCTGATGAATATCTAAGAAAATATGGTATTAATATGTTTAATGAGTTAGTGAGAAATTCGCTTGGATTTATTGATTATAAAATACACTATTATAAGAAAAAATATGATTTACAAACTACTTCAGGTAAAATAGATTTTACAAAAGAAATAACAAAACTTCTTTCAAATATAAAAAGTTCAGTAGAAAAAGATGTGTATATTAAAAAAATATCTCAAGAAACGGGTATTTCACCTGAAGCTATAAATAGAGATTCTTCGGGTTTTCTATATAGTAGCAAGGACAAGTATATAAAAAGACATTATAGATATACTAATAAGGATAAAATATCTCCAGTAAAAACTATACTGAAATCAGGCTACATGACTGCTGAAAACAGTTTACTCAATTTAATTATAACAGATAAAACTGTTTTTGATAAGATTAATGATGAATTTAAGCCTAAAGATTTTTTAGATAAAATAGATATTAAAATAGCTGAAAAAATCTATGATATATATGAAAAAAGAAGTTATATCGATTTAGCCGATCTAAAAGAAATATGTAATGATAAAGAATTGAATAAGTTAGAAGTTATTTTAGATTTGGATATAAAAATTAGTTACGATAGCAAAGAAAAAGCAGTAAAGGATTATATGAGTGTAATAAAGAGACAAAGCTTAAAACTTCAAAATGATAAAATTAAAAATCAAATAAATGAAATAGAAATAAAAAAAGATAAAAGTGTTGATGATATTAAAAAATTAAAGTTATTATTACAGCAACTTATAAAAATAAAAGAGAAGATAAGGCTTCATGATAAGTTTCACTAG
- the rpoD gene encoding RNA polymerase sigma factor RpoD: protein MSKVDKKNYKNKEILIKAAKKLIETGKKKGVLTYKEIIDALENMDLNPQQIDDIYQSLEDMGIQIVGKKNNEIVDKDEDNDITNDALLVPKGINVDDPVRMYLKEIGKVPLLTAEEEIDLAKRMEEGDEGAKRRLAEANLRLVVSIAKRYVGRGMLFLDLIQEGNMGLIKAVEKFDYTKGYKFSTYATWWIRQAITRAIADQARTIRIPVHMVETINKLIRVSRQLLQDLGRDPLPEEIATEMNLDEEKVREIIKIAQEPVSLETPIGEEEDSHLGDFLPDTEAQAPSEAATFTMLKEQLIEVLDTLTEREQKVLRLRFGLDDGRARTLEEVGREFDVTRERIRQIEAKALRKLRHPSRSKKLKDFLE, encoded by the coding sequence ATGAGTAAGGTAGATAAAAAGAATTACAAAAATAAAGAAATATTGATTAAAGCAGCTAAAAAACTTATAGAAACAGGGAAGAAAAAGGGTGTCTTAACCTACAAAGAAATAATAGATGCACTTGAAAATATGGATTTAAACCCTCAACAAATTGATGATATATACCAATCTTTAGAGGATATGGGAATTCAAATTGTTGGAAAGAAAAACAATGAAATTGTAGATAAAGATGAAGATAATGACATTACTAACGATGCATTACTTGTGCCTAAAGGAATAAATGTAGATGATCCCGTAAGAATGTATTTAAAAGAAATAGGAAAAGTCCCTCTTTTAACAGCAGAAGAAGAAATTGATCTTGCTAAACGTATGGAAGAAGGAGACGAAGGAGCTAAAAGAAGGTTGGCAGAAGCAAACCTAAGACTTGTTGTTAGTATTGCAAAAAGATACGTTGGTAGAGGTATGTTGTTTCTTGATTTAATTCAAGAAGGAAATATGGGTTTGATAAAAGCTGTTGAAAAATTTGATTATACTAAAGGATACAAATTTAGTACTTATGCTACTTGGTGGATACGTCAAGCAATAACTAGAGCTATCGCTGATCAAGCTAGAACGATAAGAATACCTGTACACATGGTAGAAACGATAAATAAACTTATAAGAGTTTCTAGACAATTATTGCAAGACTTGGGAAGAGATCCTTTACCAGAAGAAATAGCAACTGAAATGAATTTAGATGAAGAAAAAGTACGAGAAATAATAAAAATTGCTCAAGAACCAGTATCATTAGAGACACCTATTGGAGAAGAAGAGGATAGTCATTTAGGCGATTTTTTACCAGATACTGAAGCTCAGGCACCTTCTGAAGCTGCAACGTTTACAATGCTAAAAGAACAACTTATAGAGGTATTAGACACATTAACTGAAAGAGAGCAAAAAGTATTAAGATTAAGATTTGGTTTAGATGATGGGAGAGCAAGAACTTTAGAAGAAGTTGGAAGAGAATTTGATGTAACCCGTGAAAGAATTAGACAGATTGAAGCTAAGGCTTTGAGAAAATTAAGACATCCTAGTAGAAGTAAAAAATTAAAAGACTTTTTAGAGTAA
- a CDS encoding tRNA (adenine(22)-N(1))-methyltransferase: MKLSPRLTSIVNMVPKESLVVDIGTDHGFVPVYLIENKICNYIIASDVNIGPLNIAKEYIKSKNLTEKIETRLGSGLKVLDPNEVDVAIIAGMGGILIADILEASREVAKSIPFFILQPMTASDKLRKYLYDNDYSIINEKLSRESDRVYEILLVKHKKEKITDSIYYEIGKKLIEQKDPLLEFFISKKLDKINKILNNIKDNSENNEKYKDLQKKYNKILEVKNKYESEKDM, encoded by the coding sequence ATGAAACTTTCACCTAGATTAACAAGTATAGTAAATATGGTTCCAAAAGAGAGTCTGGTAGTTGATATTGGAACAGATCATGGTTTTGTACCTGTATATTTGATAGAAAACAAAATCTGTAATTATATAATAGCTTCAGATGTAAATATAGGACCATTAAATATAGCTAAAGAATATATAAAAAGTAAAAACTTAACTGAAAAAATAGAAACAAGATTAGGTAGTGGATTAAAAGTATTAGATCCTAATGAAGTTGATGTAGCAATTATAGCAGGTATGGGTGGTATTTTAATTGCTGACATATTAGAAGCTTCAAGGGAAGTTGCTAAATCTATACCTTTTTTTATTTTACAACCGATGACAGCATCAGATAAATTGAGAAAATATTTATACGATAATGATTATTCAATAATAAATGAAAAGTTGTCAAGAGAAAGTGATAGAGTATATGAAATATTATTAGTAAAGCATAAAAAAGAAAAAATTACAGATAGCATTTATTATGAAATAGGAAAAAAATTAATTGAACAAAAAGACCCACTATTAGAGTTTTTTATTAGCAAAAAACTTGATAAGATAAATAAAATTTTGAACAATATTAAAGATAATAGTGAAAATAATGAAAAGTACAAAGATTTACAAAAAAAATACAATAAAATATTGGAGGTGAAGAATAAATATGAAAGTGAAAAAGATATGTGA
- a CDS encoding Nif3-like dinuclear metal center hexameric protein: MKVKKICDAMNKLAPVKLAEKWDNCGLQIGNPHKEVKKILLALDATEAIVTEAVKLNYDMIITHHPFIFKPLNSIDLSTYKGRLIKKLINNDIAIYSSHTNLDACKDGVNDVLSKVLDLKDVEILDDSSIEKFLKIIVYVPTTHAEALREKLNEAGAGDIGNYSHCSFTTEGIGTFMPKENTNPFIGEVNRLEKVNEAKIETIIHKTALNNIIDIILKNHPYEEPAYDIYQLENKQIISGIGRIGYISKTMTLEDLAKFTNKKLRCTSMRVYGDLKRAIKRVAVCGGSGASYITLASAKGADVLITGDIRSFEAQQAYELGIAVIDAEHYNTERVVLKELQEYLHRLEKEIHISISNNDNNAQYYII; this comes from the coding sequence ATGAAAGTGAAAAAGATATGTGATGCAATGAATAAACTTGCTCCTGTCAAGCTAGCTGAAAAATGGGATAATTGTGGTTTGCAAATTGGAAATCCCCATAAAGAAGTTAAAAAAATACTATTAGCATTAGATGCAACTGAAGCTATAGTAACTGAAGCTGTAAAGTTAAATTATGATATGATTATAACTCATCATCCTTTTATTTTTAAGCCATTGAATAGTATTGATTTGAGTACTTATAAAGGTAGATTAATAAAAAAATTAATTAATAATGATATTGCCATATACTCTAGCCATACTAATTTAGATGCTTGTAAAGATGGAGTAAATGATGTATTATCAAAGGTTTTAGATTTAAAAGACGTTGAAATTTTGGATGATAGTAGTATTGAAAAATTCTTAAAAATCATAGTCTATGTACCTACGACTCATGCAGAAGCTCTTAGAGAAAAACTAAATGAGGCTGGGGCAGGAGATATTGGTAATTATAGTCATTGTAGCTTTACTACTGAAGGTATAGGTACTTTTATGCCAAAAGAAAATACCAATCCTTTTATAGGAGAGGTTAATAGGCTAGAAAAAGTTAATGAAGCTAAAATTGAAACAATAATACATAAGACAGCTTTAAATAACATAATAGATATTATATTAAAGAACCATCCATATGAAGAACCAGCATATGATATTTATCAATTAGAAAACAAACAAATTATTAGTGGAATAGGAAGAATTGGTTATATATCTAAAACAATGACATTAGAAGATTTAGCTAAGTTTACGAATAAGAAACTAAGATGTACGAGTATGAGAGTATATGGAGATTTAAAAAGAGCTATAAAAAGAGTTGCGGTTTGTGGAGGAAGTGGGGCTTCATATATAACGCTAGCATCAGCAAAGGGTGCAGATGTATTAATAACAGGAGATATACGTTCATTTGAAGCACAGCAAGCATATGAACTTGGAATAGCAGTCATTGATGCAGAACATTACAATACTGAAAGAGTTGTATTAAAAGAATTACAAGAATATTTGCATAGGTTAGAAAAAGAAATTCATATATCAATTTCAAATAATGATAATAATGCCCAGTATTATATTATTTAA